The following proteins come from a genomic window of Sardina pilchardus chromosome 1, fSarPil1.1, whole genome shotgun sequence:
- the mrps28 gene encoding 28S ribosomal protein S28, mitochondrial: MAAVYKVACRLGSGNVKCIIPRQTLYTHRKLYSSDSSVPPVEQGEAEPQEPSAEKPKSGFAAAYELHTDLQQKQESASLSRVGSTRDETSFASLLRHSPLVQMGPAKDRVVMGKIFHIVQDDLYVDFGGKFHCVCKRPSTDGDKYQRGSKVRIRLADLEMTSRFLGANTDTTLLEAEGYLMGILDAKAKA, encoded by the coding sequence ATGGCTGCGGTGTACAAGGTTGCATGCCGCCTGGGCAGCGGTAACGTTAAATGCATAATTCCAAGGCAAACTCTCTACACGCATAGGAAACTCTACAGCAGTGATTCCAGCGTCCCGCCCGTCGAGCAAGGTGAGGCAGAACCCCAAGAGCCGTCTGCTGAGAAGCCAAAGAGTGGGTTCGCTGCTGCATACGAGCTTCACACGGATCTCCAACAGAAACAGGAAAGCGCTTCCCTTAGCCGTGTCGGCTCAACGAGGGACGAGACGTCCTTCGCTTCGCTGTTACGACACTCTCCGCTGGTTCAGATGGGCCCGGCGAAAGACAGAGTAGTAATGGGTAAAATCTTTCACATTGTCCAAGACGACCTATACGTCGACTTCGGTGGCAAATTCCACTGCGTCTGCAAGCGACCGTCGACTGACGGTGACAAGTACCAGCGTGGAAGTAAGGTGAGAATTCGTTTGGCGGACCTGGAGATGACATCCCGATTCTTGGGTGCGAATACAGACACAACTCTGCTGGAGGCCGAGGGTTATCTTATGGGAATACTGGATGCTAAGGCGAAAGCGTAG
- the sde2 gene encoding splicing regulator SDE2 encodes MDVFVISPSLQSKTLTFLPGSTVQNLIELFTLEDGIPATDFYVKNNGRLSSSEDELQTGAVYRLEPRLFGGKGGFGSMLRALGAQIEKTTNREACRDLSGRRLRDVNHEKEMAEWLKKQADREAEKEQRRLDRLQRKLAEPKHYFSDPDYERQCHDLSERLEDSVLRGMQAASSGLVQADEGPSRKRPATAAVTKATSAPKPGKKKCLWTGMGDLAVSDEDSDSASDDDGASPCVSSSASCRSGAYTARKSAVAAASVAHITSQESPSSSSSSSSSGASSPQRSPAQEPHPGQTQSEAAPQQEEAQEGTGAPGEAQAAGPAQASVAAVDAEEAEKPEEEKMDTGSQQAVSSSTSKSAAPEVPAGPLDLSAVDSVEQLEAVGLDRLKGALMARGMKCGGTLQERAARLFSVRGLAPDQIDPALLAKPAKGKKK; translated from the exons atggatgtgtttgtgatttCACCATCTCTTCAATCGAAGACCTTAACGTTTCTTCCAGGATCGACTGTTCAGAATTTAATTGAGCTATTTACCCTTGAAGAT GGTATTCCCGCAACCGACTTCTACGTTAAAAACAATGGCCGGCTGTCGTCCAGTGAAGATGAACTTCAGACTGGGGCTGTGTATCGTTTGGAGCCTCGCTTGTTCGGTGGGAAAGGAG GTTTCGGGTCCATGCTCCGAGCGCTGGGGGCGCAGATAGAGAAGACCACCAACCGCGAGGCCTGCAGGGACCTGAGCGGACGAAGACTGCGAGATGTCAATCACGAGAAAGA gatgGCGGAGTGGCTGAAGAAGCAGGCGGACCGCGAGGCGGAGAAGGAGCAGCGGCGTCTGGACCGGCTGCAGAGGAAGCTGGCCGAGCCCAAGCACTACTTCAGCGACCCCGACTACGAGCGCCAGTGCCACGACCTGTCCGAGCGGCTCGAGGACTCCGTCCTCAGAG GGATGCAGGCGGCCTCCAGTGGTCTGGTGCAGGCGGACGAGGGACCCAGCCGTAAACGCCCGGCGACCGCCGCGGTCACTAAGGCCACCAGCGCACCCAAGCCTGGCAAGAAGAAGTGCCTCTG GACCGGTATGGGAGACCTGGCCGTCTCCGACGAGGACAGTGACTCCGCCAGCGACGACGACGGCGCCTCTCCGTGTGTGTCCTCTAGCGCCTCCTGCCGTTCAGGAGCATACACTGCACGCAaatcagcagtagcagcagcatcagTCGCCCACATCACGTCCCAGGagagccccagcagcagcagctcctcctccagctcaggGGCCAGCTCCCCCCAGAGAAGCCCAGCACAGGAGCCCCACCCTGGGCAGACCCAGAGCGAAGCAGCACCCCAGCAGGAGGAGGCCCAGGAGGGGACTGGGGCACCAGGCGAGGCCCAGGCTGCAGGGCCTGCGCAGGCCTCGGTGGCTGCAGTGGACGCAGAGGAGGCTGAGAAGCCGGAGGAGGAAAAGATGGACACGGGATCACAGCAGGcggtcagcagcagcaccagcaagaGCGCAGCACCAGAG gtTCCCGCGGGCCCCCTGGACCTGAGTGCGGTGGACAGCGTGGAGCAGCTGGAGGCCGTGGGCCTGGACCGCCTGAAGGGGGCGCTGATGGCGCGCGGCATGAAGTGCGGAGGGACGCTGCAGGAGCGCGCCGCACGCCTCTTCTCCGTCCGAGGCCTCGCCCCCGACCAGATCGACCCCGCCCTCCTCGCCAAGCCCGCCAAGGGCAAGAAGAAATGA